A window of Schistocerca cancellata isolate TAMUIC-IGC-003103 chromosome 1, iqSchCanc2.1, whole genome shotgun sequence genomic DNA:
TTCACCAATGTGCGAGAGTATACACTTGCTACTAACAGATAGAGAAACAACTTTTGTGTTGTTTTACTGTTGTTATGTTTAAGCCAATGTCTAGCGTGCAACAAGACAAGAACTTGAAGTCTTCGTTTCCCTGACCTAACTGTAGCGCCCGATATACGTTCCCAGTCATCATTTCATGAAAGTATTGACCTCGAGAAAGTTTGACGCGGGTGAACGAGAAACCTCGCTGTCAATGCGAGTAACCACGAGAAAACGCCGGAAGAATACATGTTACGACTTCGCAAATCAATATTCCAGATGTCAAAACCAATACTAGTTGCTTTTGATTTCGATCACACTATAGCTGATCAAAACACCGATATAGTAGTGCGAGATTTGCTTCCAAGagagaaaataacagatgatgttaCAAAGCTCTATAGATCAGATGGTTGGACAGCTTACATGCAAAAAATCTTCTTTTTGTTGCATGAGAACGGAATTAAACCGGAAGCTATTGAAGAAGCAGTTGAAAAGATACCCGTAACGGCCGGTGTTGATAAACTCCTAAAGTTTTTGCACCAAACTAATAACGAAGTTATTATAATTTCCGActcaaattctgttttcattcgaaAATGGTTAGAAGCGACATGCTTGAACTATACAGTGCGGAAGGTGTTCACGAATCCAGCACACTACGATGATAATGGGTGTTTGAGGATACAAATGTACCATATTCAAGTAAGTGAGTGTTTTACGGAGTTAGTATTTCCTTTTGTTAATACTCAGAATTAGAAATACCGTACGAGAAAATAGTTTGCCATCCTTAAGGTGTGGTAATGAGACGCATCTCTTCGGTCCACTAGAATGAAATGTCTGTAACTTGCATTTAAATGTGGAAATTCCACGATTTGTCGCCAAAACTGCACTTACGACATCGTATCCCCGTTCTGTGTAGtatttttttagatatattttgtgTGTCCACTAGTTCCTAATGACTATGTCCATTTGACAAGCAAGTGCAGTGGGCGTTTTGTGAACTCGCCATATCCAACTTCTGAGGCTTGAATCCAAGTCCATTTACAAATTTAGAGGGAATTTTATTCCTGTGATAAAATAtactttatccgtaagaaaatcacaacttcaaaataataaataattttattcatcTAATGTGGAAGAATTGCCAATGCAAGTTTTGTGTTATGTCTCTGCAGATTTTATGAAAAATGTACCTGAAcacttgcaaaaagcaaaatgtaaaCTTAAAATTACGTTAGTACTACTGAGTAATGCAGTTTAGGTCCAATTCATGATCTGATCAGTGTCACAAATCTAAAATTCTGCCCTGTGGAAATACTATAGCAACCAGATTTTAGCAGAAGCCAGGGACAATGTGAATCTGAGGAATTTTCTCAGCTTAACTACATAGATTACGTTGTATTGAGACTCCTGGGACACCCAGGGATCTGCATGAGTGAATGTTTTGTTCTTTAGGGTTTTGTGTGACCTTGATTGaacatacaaataaatataaaatttgaaaCTCCTTCTGTTTTGTTGCCAAGCATGCCTACAGTTAATAGTCCTTAAAATATATTTTCTTGGTAGTGTCAGCTACGGCACACTAAGTAGCCAAGCTTCTTAATAACAATATTCTAAGAGTGTATCCAGTTGCAGTTGCCTGATATAATTCTTGCAACTTAAGCAGTAAAAGAACAACAGTTTTCATTTTAAAACATTATTCACAAGATCCTGAAGAGCACATTAACACAGGATGTACCCACTAGAAGGTGCACCATTACATTTCTAACCCTGTGTAGTGCTATAACTGCCAGCAATAAGGTCATGCCAGCTTGGAATGGAAGGGTCAAGCTGCATGTTGATGATTCAGCAAAGGTTCTTGCAAACCAGGAACATCATTAGTCTCCTCCATGCTACATTAGTCGCACTACATGGATTAGACTGTCCACTGTACCGTGAAGTGAATAAGATACAAAAAATAATGAAGTGAATGCAAAGTAGCAAAGAAAGGTTTAAGACCTTAGAAACCCATTTGTATCAAAATGCAAGCTGTTTGTTCATGCCCCAGCATAAGTGTAGTAGTTGCCATTAGTAAATTGGGACTCATAATATGTGTTCAAAAAGAGTGGTAATGCTCAATAGTGCAGTTGTCGAGCTACTCGACATAATACGTAAATAGGCCTATACAAGTCAAGTCATTTGTCACTGGTTTTCACTTTGTGAAGGCCTTCTCTCACAAATTTACATTTTGAATGTTCTTAATCATTTATTTGCTTAGTGCATAGTCAATTGTAGTGCCCATGTCCAACCATCAGTGCATAGATACCTTTACATTGTGAGCGCCTATTCAGCTACATGTGGTTGTGTGTAAAAGTTAGTTGTATTTGCAATTTAGTACCCTAGTAGTTCACTTTGTGTCCTTTTCTTTCTTTGTAAACTGATAACAATGACAACTTGATAATATGTTGAAAAAGGTAATTCTACAACTTGTGTGATCTACAGGTTATTATCGTTCCTTAAAATTTTCCATATTCTTGTGCAAAGAATTCAGATGTGTGGTTAATACCAAAAGCAAGGCAAGGAAGTAGTATTCAAACTTCACAGCTTTTGAGATGTGACAATGATGAGATCACTATGGAAGTCAGAATTAATCTTAGGGAGTCGAGTAGTCCCACATCATCTCCATGAATTATTGTGGGATCTGCTCCTTCCTGGTAGAAACAAACGATATGGAATAAGGAAAAGCCAGCTAAATGACATTGTTTTCAACCAACGTTAATATCTTCATAGCTTACCTCAAGAAATTAAACCTTGTGTAATAGTTGACATTTGGTATACTGAGTGCTTAAATGACATCCACTTCGAAATTTCTGACATGTATAACAAGGACTACCATTTTCATAAGAAGAATAATCTTGCTACTAGAGAAACATCTATTGGTTGCAGGTCTGTTGGTACACCCCATATACATTTATATGCAGATTAACACAGCTAAATGACAAGTAACaactatttaagggacaaaataaatttttgctttatTCGCACAACATGTATTAATACATTTTGCTATACAAATATATTACATTGCCCATCAACAAacatcaaaatcaaataggggtaatgcaggagtaggtttaataatgaatgaaaaaataggagtgcgggttagctactacaaacagcatagtgaacgcattattgtggccaagatagacacaaagcccatgcctactacagtagtacaagtttatatgccaactacctctgcagatgatgaagaaatagatgaaatgtatggcgagataaaagaaattattcaggtagtgaagggagacgaaaatttaatagttatgggtgactggaattcgtcagtaggaaaagggagagaaggaaacatagtaggtgaatatggattggggggaaggaatgaaagaggaagccactttgtagaattttgcacagagcataacttaatcatagccaacacttggttcaagaatcataaaagaaggttgtatacctggaagaatcctggagatactaaaaggtatcagatagattatataatggtaagacagagatttaggaaccaggttttaaattgtaagacatttcctggggcagatgtggattctgaccacaatctattggttatgaactgcagattgaaactgaagaaactgcaaaaaggtgggaatttaaggagatgggacctggataaactgagagaaccagaggttgtacagagtttcagggagagcgtaagggaacaattgacaggaatgggggaaagaaatacagtagaagaagaatgcgtagctctgagggatgaagtagtgaaggcagcagaggatcaagtaggtaaaaagacgagggccaatagaaatccttgggtaacagaagaaatattgaatttaattgatgaaaggagaaaatataaaaatgcagtaaatgaagcaggcaaaaaggaatacaaacgtctaaaaaatgatatcgacaggaagtgcaaaatggctaagcagggatggctagaggacaaatgtagggatgtagaggcttgtctcactaggggtaagatagatactgcctacaggaaaattaaagagacctttggagagaagagaaccacttgtatgaacatcaagagctcagatggcaacccagttctaagcaaagaagggaaggcagaaaggtggaaggagtatatagagggtttatacaagggcgatgtacttgaggacaatattatggaaatggaagaggatgtagatgaagacgaaatgggagataagatactgcgtgaagagtttgacagagcactgaaagacctgtgtcgaaacaaggccccgggagtagacaacattccatttgaactactgatggcctcgggagagccactcatgacaaaactctaccatctggtgagcaagatgtatgaaacaggcgaaataccctcagacttcaagaagggtataattattccaatcccaaagaaagcaggtgttgacagatgtgaaaattaccgaactatcagtttaataagtcacagctgcaaaatactaacgcgaattctttacagacaaatggaaaaactggtagaagccgacctcggggaagatcagtttggattccgtagaaatgttggaacacgtgaggcaatactgaccttacgacttatcttagaagaaagatcaaggaaagacaaacctatgtttctagcatttgtagacttagagaaagcttttgacaatgttaactggaatactctgtttcaaattctgaaggtggcaggggtaaaatacagggagcgaaaggctatttacagtttgtacagaaatcagatggcagttataagagtcgaggggcatgaaagggaagcagtggttgggaaaggagtaagacagggttgtagcctctccccgatgttattcaatctgtatattgagcaagcagtaaaggattacaaaagaaaaattcggagtaggtattaaaattcatggagaagaagtaaaaactttgaggttcgccgatgacattgtaattctgtcagagacagcaaacgacttggaagagcagttgaacggaatggacagtgtcttgaaaggaggatataagatgaacatcaacaaaagtaaaacgaggataatggaatgtagtcaaatcgggtgatgctgagggaattagattaggaaatgagaaacttaaagtagtaaaggagttttgctatttagggagtaaaataaccgatgatggtcgaagtagagaggatataaaatgtagactggcaatggcaaggaaagcgtttctcaagaagagcaatttgttaacatcgagtatagatttaagtgtcaggaagtcgtttctgaaagtatttgtatggaatgtagccatgtatggaagtgaaacatggacgataactagtttggacaagaagagaatagaagctttcgaaatgtggtgctacagaagaatgctgaagataaggtgggtagatcacgtaactaatgaggaggtattgaataggattggggagaagagaagtttgtggcacaacttgactagaagaagggatcggttggtaggacatgttttgaggcatcaagggatcacaaatttagcattggagggcagtgtggagggtaaaaatcgtagagggagaccaagagattaatacactaagcagattcagaaggatgtaggttgcagtagatactgggagatgaagaagcttgcacaggatagagtagcatggagagctgcatcaaaccagtctcaggactgaagaccacaacaacaacaacaacaacaacatcaacaaacatggaacatgtatattccacagagtctaatgcactctgcacatcatatcttgttggaaaatgttcGTTCACATATCCCCAACAAACCAGGACAATATTTCATATTGAAGTCAGTGACAGTTTGTGGCCAAACATTTGCAGTTTATCACAAATGACTCATTTGCATACCCCCATGTATACTGGA
This region includes:
- the LOC126172024 gene encoding pyridoxal phosphate phosphatase PHOSPHO2-like, which gives rise to MLRLRKSIFQMSKPILVAFDFDHTIADQNTDIVVRDLLPREKITDDVTKLYRSDGWTAYMQKIFFLLHENGIKPEAIEEAVEKIPVTAGVDKLLKFLHQTNNEVIIISDSNSVFIRKWLEATCLNYTVRKVFTNPAHYDDNGCLRIQMYHIQDWCELSTKNLCKGHILEEYLKEREKAGVKFHRVVYVGDGKNDLCPCLRLGHSDIAFPRCGYALAEVLCGGGQEINASVHTWKNGEEIMKHLSNYFNSDYSS